The following are from one region of the Silene latifolia isolate original U9 population chromosome 9, ASM4854445v1, whole genome shotgun sequence genome:
- the LOC141599743 gene encoding uncharacterized protein LOC141599743, whose amino-acid sequence MAASSSSPSWTLSSSTSSKPSSPLLHQKTNFHGLSLQGAKTSVFNPLVSVARTKSSCLTVKKGGIEITAKAAGAAKTVEVEVDKPLGLTLGQKPGGGVVITGVEGGGNAAKAGLKTGDQVLYTSSFFGDELWPADKLGFTKTAIQAKPDSVYFVINRGPPVDVKRLPKRPAPPRFGRKLSDAQKARATHICLDCGFIYTLPKPFEEQPDDYACPQCIAPKKRFARYDVNTGKAIGGGLPPFGVIIGLVAGLAAVGALLVYGLQ is encoded by the exons ATGGCAGCTTCATCTTCGTCTCCCTCTTGGACACTATCCTCCTCTACTTCTTCCAAGCCCTCTTCACCTCTTCTTCACCAG AAAACCAACTTCCATGGACTGTCTCTTCAAGGCGCTAAAACGTCCGTCTTCAACCCTTTGGTTAGCGTAGCTCGAACGAAGTCAAGTTGTTTAACAGTTAAGAAAGGTGGAATTGAGATCACGGCGAAAGCCGCAGGCGCTGCCAAGACGGTGGAGGTTGAAGTTGATAAGCCATTGGGCCTGACCTTGGGTCAAAAGCCTGGTGGTGGAGTTGTCATTACG GGAGTAGAAGGGGGCGGGAATGCAGCAAAAGCGGGGTTGAAGACAGGAGATCAAGTACTGTACACCAGCAGCTTCTTTGGGGATGAACTGTGGCCTGCTGATAAGCTTGGCTTCACTAAAACCGCGATACAGGCTAAGCCTGATTCTGTCTACTTCGTCATCAACAGAGGACCACCAGTAGATGTCAAGAGACTTCCGAAAAGGCCAGCTCCTCCCCGCTTTGGTAGAAAGCTATCCGATGCCCAAAAGGCAAGAGCAACCCACATCTGCCTCGATTGTGGTTTCATTTACACTTTGCCTAAACCTTTTGAAGAACAACCCGATGATTACGCTTGTCCCCAATGCATAGCCCCCAAGAAGAGGTTTGCTCGCTATGATGTCAACACTGGCAAGGCTATTGGTGGCGGTTTACCTCCATTTGGAGTCATCATTGGCCTTGTTGCTGGTCTTGCTGCTGTCGGTGCCCTTCTTGTTTACGGTCTTCAGTAA